The Microbacter sp. GSS18 genome has a segment encoding these proteins:
- a CDS encoding DUF501 domain-containing protein: MTTPPFAEVTDADLAVMRQQLGRPARGVVGVAARCVCGNPTVAATAPRLSDGTPFPTFYYLTHPGATAAMSTLEATHVMRELADELAEDDELAASYRAAHEQYLRDRAQFGEVPEIEGISAGGMPTRVKCLHALAAHALAAGPGVNPIGDRALTRGDWSPERCVCAEPGSAG; encoded by the coding sequence GTGACGACGCCGCCTTTCGCCGAAGTGACCGACGCTGATCTCGCCGTGATGCGGCAGCAGCTCGGCCGGCCCGCGCGCGGTGTCGTGGGCGTCGCCGCCCGCTGCGTGTGCGGCAATCCGACCGTCGCCGCGACGGCGCCGCGGCTGTCGGACGGCACGCCGTTCCCGACCTTCTACTACCTGACCCACCCCGGTGCGACCGCTGCGATGTCGACGCTCGAGGCGACGCACGTCATGCGCGAGCTCGCCGATGAGCTCGCCGAGGACGACGAGCTCGCGGCGTCCTACCGGGCGGCGCACGAGCAGTACCTGCGCGATCGCGCGCAGTTCGGCGAGGTCCCCGAGATCGAGGGGATTTCGGCGGGCGGCATGCCCACGCGCGTCAAGTGCCTGCACGCCCTCGCCGCGCATGCCCTGGCCGCGGGCCCCGGCGTCAACCCCATCGGCGACCGGGCGCTGACCCGCGGCGACTGGTCGCCCGAGCGCTGCGTGTGCGCGGAGCCGGGCTCCGCGGGATGA